Proteins encoded within one genomic window of Desulfonatronospira thiodismutans ASO3-1:
- a CDS encoding DUF2905 domain-containing protein, whose translation MQEWPDPGKILIIIGLVLAAVGLLVLLRDKLPFTPGRLPGDILIKRENFTFYFPLGTCILISAVLTLIFFLWRK comes from the coding sequence ATGCAGGAATGGCCTGATCCCGGTAAGATACTGATAATCATAGGTCTGGTTCTGGCGGCGGTGGGGCTTTTGGTACTGTTGAGGGACAAGCTGCCCTTTACCCCGGGCCGTCTCCCCGGGGACATTCTCATCAAGAGGGAAAACTTCACCTTTTATTTCCCCCTGGGCACCTGTATCCTCATAAGCGCAGTGCTGACCTTAATATTTTTCCTCTGGCGCAAGTAG